A single region of the Dehalococcoides mccartyi genome encodes:
- the nfi gene encoding deoxyribonuclease V (cleaves DNA at apurinic or apyrimidinic sites) produces MNVKIKKLHNWDMTPAQAIVLQRELAQKVSACGTLSDIHLVAGADVWYSRTSGMGRAAVVVLSYPDMQLMEISRSEGDCHIPYIPGLLSFREMPLLLSAFEGLESIPDLVFMDGQGLAHPRRLGIASHLGLFLNKPVIGCAKNRLVGEYTALAEAAGSHSDLYHNNQLVGRVVRTRKGVNPLFISVGHKICLEEACSWVVECCRGYRLPEPIRQAHLAAAELI; encoded by the coding sequence ATGAATGTGAAAATTAAAAAACTTCATAATTGGGATATGACACCCGCTCAGGCAATAGTTCTCCAGCGTGAACTTGCCCAAAAAGTGTCTGCTTGCGGCACTCTTTCTGATATTCATCTGGTTGCCGGAGCAGATGTCTGGTACAGCCGCACTTCAGGTATGGGCAGGGCGGCGGTAGTGGTGCTTAGCTATCCTGATATGCAGTTGATGGAAATAAGCCGTTCCGAAGGGGATTGCCATATTCCTTATATACCCGGTTTATTATCTTTCAGGGAGATGCCGCTTCTTTTATCCGCTTTTGAGGGATTGGAAAGTATACCTGATTTGGTATTTATGGACGGGCAGGGGCTGGCCCATCCCAGACGGCTTGGGATTGCTTCGCATTTGGGATTGTTTTTAAATAAACCGGTAATAGGCTGTGCTAAAAACCGTTTGGTGGGTGAATATACCGCTTTAGCCGAGGCAGCTGGAAGTCACTCTGATTTGTATCATAACAACCAACTGGTAGGACGGGTGGTACGCACTCGTAAGGGGGTAAACCCTTTGTTTATATCCGTAGGGCACAAAATTTGCCTTGAGGAAGCTTGCAGCTGGGTTGTAGAGTGTTGCCGTGGTTACCGGCTGCCTGAACCGATACGGCAAGCTCATCTGGCGGCTGCCGAGTTGATTTAA
- the prfB gene encoding peptide chain release factor 2 (programmed frameshift): MQDILSELKGRILSDMVRLDVSAKELEITELENASASPDFWQDQQNAQRAMKKLAANKRTSELWRGLERRVNDLTELAVLSYEDPSLSNEIEHEISGLTAELNSLEVGLAFSGQYDNRNALLTVHAGAGGVESQDWAGMLLRMFMRWAEKKGFGMEILDQSLGEEAGVKSATLQIDGEYAYGFLKSEHGVHRLIRLSPFDADHARHTSFALVEIMPEAEDSVDIDIKPEDIKIEMFRSSGPGGQNVQKVSTAVRITHIPSGIVVASQTERSQHQNREIAMRILASKLLAVEIAKRAEERAKLKGERISAEWGNQIRSYVLHPYKMVKDHRTDYEVGNAETVLEGELDGFINAYLRQNIGREE; this comes from the exons ATGCAAGATATATTAAGTGAACTTAAGGGCCGCATTCTTTCTGATATGGTGCGACTT GACGTTTCTGCTAAAGAACTGGAGATAACCGAACTGGAAAATGCCTCCGCCAGCCCTGATTTCTGGCAGGACCAGCAAAATGCCCAAAGGGCCATGAAAAAACTGGCTGCCAACAAGCGCACTTCAGAACTTTGGCGGGGTTTGGAACGGCGTGTAAACGATCTTACTGAACTTGCGGTATTGTCATATGAAGACCCGTCTTTAAGTAACGAGATAGAACATGAAATAAGCGGTCTTACTGCCGAACTGAACAGCCTGGAAGTAGGCTTGGCTTTTTCCGGCCAGTATGATAACCGAAATGCTCTGCTTACGGTGCATGCCGGGGCGGGCGGGGTGGAATCTCAGGATTGGGCAGGTATGTTGCTGCGGATGTTTATGCGCTGGGCTGAAAAAAAGGGGTTTGGCATGGAAATACTTGACCAAAGCCTCGGTGAGGAAGCGGGCGTAAAGAGCGCAACTCTGCAGATAGATGGTGAATATGCTTACGGTTTTCTGAAAAGCGAACACGGGGTTCACCGCCTCATTAGGCTTTCTCCCTTTGATGCCGACCATGCACGACATACGTCATTTGCTTTGGTAGAGATTATGCCCGAAGCTGAAGACAGTGTGGATATTGACATAAAACCGGAAGACATAAAAATTGAGATGTTCCGTTCAAGTGGTCCTGGCGGGCAGAATGTTCAGAAAGTTTCAACCGCAGTACGGATTACCCACATACCTTCAGGGATTGTAGTTGCCAGCCAAACCGAGCGCAGCCAGCATCAGAACCGTGAAATTGCCATGCGGATACTGGCATCCAAACTGCTGGCGGTAGAGATTGCCAAGCGGGCGGAAGAACGCGCCAAGCTTAAAGGAGAACGTATTTCTGCCGAATGGGGAAACCAGATACGCAGTTACGTCCTTCACCCCTATAAGATGGTCAAGGATCACCGCACGGATTATGAGGTAGGTAATGCTGAAACTGTGCTGGAAGGTGAACTGGACGGGTTTATAAATGCTTATCTTCGGCAGAATATAGGAAGGGAAGAATGA